The following coding sequences are from one Candidatus Nitrosopumilus sp. SW window:
- a CDS encoding adenylate/guanylate cyclase domain-containing protein — MAENNIEKKSDSSQDKVVDMLLSSAPEKTLDSESMILETQKRVWGALKKGYQYSGVANDSDKFLRKNVFSKLDLVVIYVDLVGSTTMTLEMPEEKIAIIISSFAQEMAAVIRQYEGYVLKFVGDAVIGYFDAQSNGLLASDNAVNCAKSMISVIQKGINPILNQYDYPDLMVKVGVDFGQNIVVRYGADEQQSQVDLMGPAMNIAAKIQNMAKPNQILIGNDVYQRLHPNFQRDFVEVVWKKDEWKYRSRVTGEIYKVYEFKG; from the coding sequence ATGGCAGAAAACAATATAGAAAAAAAATCAGATTCTAGTCAAGACAAAGTTGTAGATATGTTGCTCAGTTCAGCACCTGAAAAAACATTAGATTCAGAATCAATGATTTTAGAAACTCAAAAACGAGTTTGGGGGGCGTTGAAAAAAGGTTATCAATATTCAGGAGTTGCTAACGATTCGGACAAATTCTTGAGAAAAAATGTATTTTCAAAATTAGATTTAGTTGTAATTTATGTTGATTTAGTGGGTTCTACCACCATGACATTAGAGATGCCTGAAGAAAAGATTGCAATAATTATTAGTTCTTTTGCACAAGAGATGGCAGCAGTAATCAGACAGTATGAAGGATACGTCTTAAAATTTGTAGGTGATGCAGTCATCGGATATTTTGACGCACAAAGTAATGGTTTACTTGCATCAGACAATGCAGTGAATTGTGCAAAATCTATGATTTCTGTGATACAAAAAGGAATCAACCCTATCTTGAATCAATACGATTACCCAGATCTAATGGTAAAGGTTGGAGTTGATTTTGGGCAAAATATTGTTGTAAGATACGGGGCAGACGAACAACAATCTCAAGTAGATCTTATGGGTCCTGCAATGAATATTGCAGCTAAAATTCAGAATATGGCAAAACCTAATCAAATTCTAATTGGAAATGATGTTTATCAAAGACTACATCCAAACTTTCAAAGAGATTTTGTAGAAGTTGTTTGGAAAAAAGATGAATGGAAATATCGTTCCAGAGTGACTGGCGAAATTTACAAAGTTTATGAGTTTAAAGGATAA
- the ilvA gene encoding threonine ammonia-lyase: MDPTFDEIKKANSMRGDEIKKTPLIHSPTFSEITKSDVYLKAEFRQKTGSFKIRGAYYKIKSLSDDEKKHGVVAASAGNHAQGVALASALEEIPCTIVMPKNASPAKVAATKGYGANVILEGINYDESSAKAKEIAKETGATMIHAFDDPQIIAAQGVIGLEILDDLPDVEEVYLPIGGGGLAAGTLIAIKEKNPKIRVIGVQSRSFPSMYESVKQGAITASGGARTIADGISVKVPGQLTFNVINELMDEIVLVDDTEITKAMFLLMERMKFVVEPAGAASLAYLISKKPAPGKKVVAVLAGGNVDMYLLGQIVDKGLAAMGRLLKLSILLPDRPGAFKEIVDEITLANANIVEVVHDRLSSNVSAGSAAVTMNLETQGKEQADGLIQALQKKNVQFRLLT, translated from the coding sequence ATGGACCCAACATTTGATGAGATAAAAAAAGCAAACTCTATGCGGGGAGATGAAATTAAGAAAACTCCTTTGATTCATTCACCAACTTTTAGTGAGATTACAAAATCTGATGTTTATCTGAAAGCAGAGTTTAGACAAAAAACTGGTTCATTTAAAATTCGTGGTGCTTACTACAAAATCAAATCGCTGTCAGATGATGAAAAGAAACATGGTGTGGTTGCAGCATCTGCAGGAAATCATGCACAAGGAGTTGCATTAGCTTCTGCTCTTGAAGAAATTCCTTGTACTATTGTTATGCCAAAAAATGCTTCACCTGCCAAAGTTGCTGCAACAAAGGGTTATGGTGCAAACGTTATCTTGGAAGGCATAAACTATGATGAGTCTTCTGCTAAAGCAAAAGAAATAGCAAAAGAAACAGGAGCAACTATGATACATGCTTTTGATGATCCACAAATTATTGCTGCTCAAGGAGTAATTGGTTTGGAGATACTAGATGATTTGCCAGATGTTGAAGAAGTTTATCTTCCAATAGGAGGAGGAGGATTGGCAGCAGGTACTTTAATTGCAATAAAAGAGAAAAACCCAAAAATCAGGGTTATCGGGGTACAGTCAAGATCTTTTCCATCAATGTATGAGTCAGTTAAACAAGGTGCAATAACTGCAAGTGGCGGTGCAAGAACAATTGCAGATGGTATATCTGTAAAAGTTCCAGGACAACTGACATTTAATGTAATTAATGAACTAATGGATGAGATTGTTCTAGTAGATGATACTGAAATTACAAAAGCAATGTTTTTGCTAATGGAAAGAATGAAGTTTGTAGTAGAACCAGCTGGCGCTGCAAGTTTAGCATATCTAATTTCAAAGAAACCTGCACCTGGAAAGAAAGTAGTTGCAGTGTTGGCAGGTGGAAACGTAGACATGTATCTATTAGGTCAGATTGTAGACAAAGGCCTAGCTGCTATGGGTAGGTTGTTAAAACTATCAATATTGCTACCTGACAGACCTGGCGCTTTCAAAGAAATTGTAGACGAGATTACCCTTGCCAATGCCAATATTGTAGAAGTAGTTCATGACAGATTGAGTTCAAATGTCAGTGCAGGCTCTGCTGCCGTTACTATGAATCTAGAAACTCAAGGGAAAGAACAAGCAGATGGACTAATTCAAGCATTACAAAAGAAAAATGTTCAATTTAGATTATTGAC